The following are encoded together in the Girardinichthys multiradiatus isolate DD_20200921_A chromosome X, DD_fGirMul_XY1, whole genome shotgun sequence genome:
- the LOC124862274 gene encoding coiled-coil domain-containing protein 103-like: MSQRDVIDFAALEKELQAAVESERRYQRENQAKLRAVSQGVGYDQFRGLVLSSHLKPLDKKEKDGAPRKQPWNPVAPGNK; the protein is encoded by the exons ATGTCACAGCGTGACGTCATCGACTTCGCGGCACTGGAGAAGGAGCTGCAGGCAGCGGTGGAGTCTGAGAGAAGATACCAGCGAGAGAACCAAGCCAAGCTGAGGGCCGTGAGCCAGGGAGTGGGATACGATCAGTTCAG AGGTCTGGTTCTGTCTTCTCACCTGAAGCCTTTGGACAAGAAGGAAAAAGATGGAGCTCCACGGAAACAACCATGGAACCCTGTTGCTCCAGGAAACAAGTGA